The proteins below come from a single Prolixibacter sp. NT017 genomic window:
- a CDS encoding OadG family protein has product MSGEYALAFKLLGVGMITVFLILFLVVVFGNVIIRLVNRYFPEAEKILSSNTGEGISRKKLAAITAAVNMATRGKGKITNIEKL; this is encoded by the coding sequence ATGAGTGGTGAATATGCGTTGGCATTTAAGCTTCTTGGAGTCGGTATGATCACTGTTTTTCTGATTCTTTTCCTCGTCGTAGTTTTTGGGAATGTAATTATCCGCTTGGTTAATAGGTATTTTCCGGAAGCTGAGAAGATCTTATCATCCAATACGGGCGAAGGAATCAGTAGAAAGAAGCTGGCAGCCATCACTGCCGCAGTGAACATGGCCACCCGGGGCAAAGGAAAAATTACCAATATCGAAAAACTTTGA
- a CDS encoding DUF3467 domain-containing protein, whose product MNEDKNQQNQLNIELSDEVGQGTFSNLAIITHSPTEFIVDFIRVMPGLPKAKVKSRVILTPEHAKRLMKALQDNIQKYESLHGPIKNIADGHEPGIPMNFGPKGEA is encoded by the coding sequence ATGAATGAAGATAAAAATCAACAAAATCAGTTGAACATCGAATTGAGTGATGAAGTAGGCCAGGGAACATTTTCCAATCTGGCCATCATTACTCATTCGCCTACCGAGTTTATTGTGGATTTTATCCGGGTAATGCCGGGACTTCCCAAGGCCAAGGTTAAATCGAGGGTAATTCTTACCCCCGAGCACGCCAAAAGGCTGATGAAGGCTTTGCAGGATAATATTCAGAAGTATGAGTCGCTTCATGGGCCCATCAAGAATATCGCTGATGGTCATGAGCCGGGCATACCGATGAATTTCGGTCCCAAAGGTGAAGCATAA